TGGCGGAAAACTTCAAAAAGCTTCCCGAATCGAGCTATACAAGGTATTCTGATGTCATAAGCACATGGGTAGCGATTTTGGTCTTTATCTCAATAATTATTCTAAGATTATTAGATAACTAGAGCACAATAGCATTTTTAAAGAGGTTTTAACTCCCCATGGATAAAAAGACCGCCCAAAAATTCAAGAAATTACTGGAGGCCAGGCTCGAGGAGCTCCTGGCCGAGGCCACCGATACAGTTTCAGAGATGACCCGCACAAAAGAGGACTTTCCGGACCCGACCGACAGGGCCTCCCACGAATCGGATAGAAACTTCGTGCTGCGTATCCGCGACAGAGAGAGAAAACTGATTGTGAAGATACAAGAAGCCCTGGCGAGGATAGAGAAC
The nucleotide sequence above comes from Candidatus Zymogenus saltonus. Encoded proteins:
- the dksA gene encoding RNA polymerase-binding protein DksA, yielding MDKKTAQKFKKLLEARLEELLAEATDTVSEMTRTKEDFPDPTDRASHESDRNFVLRIRDRERKLIVKIQEALARIENGTFGICDECGEPISEKRLRARPVTTLCIHCKTEAENKEKQGNS